The following nucleotide sequence is from Leucoraja erinacea ecotype New England chromosome 2, Leri_hhj_1, whole genome shotgun sequence.
AACAGAGAACGGGGTAACATAATTGGATGAGAACAAGAAGTAGAATATACCATAAATGTATTGAAAGACAGACCCAAGCTCATGGGGCCCATCTGGTCTCCTGTCGCAAATATTACTTGTATTCGTAAAAATAGgttgttattggtttattattgtcatagacAGTGGAAATCTTTGTTGCGTGTAGACTATCTGGAGACATCATACTGTAGATGAGTACATCAGGTATTGCAAGTGAAAATAAACAGTGCATAATACAATGTAACAGCTACAGAGTCAGTACAGATTTTAACATAATGCAAGAACcataatgaggtagattgggagatcaggaattCACCCAAAGCAGATGAGAGGTTTGTTCAAgtgtctgataacagcagagGGTGGGGGAAGATGTTCCTAAATCTGGTAGTACGTGCcttcaagcttttgtatattctgcctgccgagagggagagggaagaagagggaatgactggagtgtgattatccttgattatgttggctgctttcccaaggtagTGTCAATAGTAGGTGGTGGAGTCAATTAGTTGGGGGTGAAGGGAGGTGGGGATGAATTGGGCTCTGCAttgctctgcaatttcttgcagtcttgtgcAGAGCAGTTGTCATTATCAGATTGTGATGCATCTGGATAAGATGCTTTCTTTGGTGCCTCCAATTTACAGATTTACAAAAACATAATGGTAGTGTGGATACAAAAAAGGTTGTCAAAGGCTACCGCAGGGTGTCGATCATCAGTTGTAAAGTTGGACGGAGAATTAGCAGTTGTAACTTAATCCTGACAAGTGCAAGCtgatacattttgggaagtcaaacaggGTAGAACATATTGAATTAATGGTAGGGCACTGAGGCATATTAATGAATAAGGAAACCTAAGAGTACAAGtcaatagctccctgaaagtggcaatacagaGCAATAAGGTGgggaagaaggcatatggtacatGTCACAACATAGAATATAGAGTGTGATATTATGCTGCAATTTACAAAGCAATTGTTAAGTGactcttggaatattgtgtgcaatctggtcaccacattataggATGTGATCACACTGGAGATAGCGCAGAAGAAATTCATCAGGATGCAGaaaaaaggaacttcagatgctggttcacaaaaaaagacacaaagtgctggagtaactcagcaggtcaggcagcatctgtggtgaactgggataggtgatgttttgggtcaggacctgaagcatcacctatccgtattctccagagatgctgactgagctgctgagttacttcaacactttgtgtcctttttcaccagaatgttgccatGGATTGGCAGACTTTAGTCATGGGAAGAGATTGGATAACGtgcttggagcaaaggaggctgaggatgACCTGAAAGTATATaagattataagaggcatagatgcgGTAGATAATTAAAATTTGTTTCCCATGAAAAGGAAGatgcctagttttaaggtgagaggtagaCGGGGTTAAAGGGGATCTGAAGGGCAGGTTTTGCTCAttgagagtggttgatatctggaacatgcAGCCAGAGAAGGTGGAGGAATTGGATGCAATCTTAATGTCAGCAAATGGGATTTAATGGGCAAAAAGGTCAGTTtctacatggtgggccaaagggctgcttTCTGTGATGTACACCTCTATGAATCTATATCTCTAATAACTCTTTAGTTTGACTGGATTTCTCTCAGCTACACCTTCAAAATCAAATTTTCGCAAAAGGCACTCAAAACCAAAAAGCATTACATCTCAAATtgaaatgcaatcaaatatgggAAGGTTCGAAAAAGACAACCTCTTTTGGGAATTTCTGATGAATGCCACTTGGGCAAGCAAATATTATTTACTTTGAATTACTGAAGTAGGATGGAATGTCATCTTTCCTTAATTAAATGTTGAATTAGGTGGGGAAGACAGTCAAGGTGGAAACGTCAAAGACCaggggacatagttttaaggtgaaacgggcaaagtttaaagaagattagtgagcaagatttttacacagtgagagataggtgcctggaaagcactgccgaggatgatggtggaagtagatacgattgtgacgtttaagaggcttttagatacgaTAGAGAAGtttgaaaggcacatggatatgcagggagtagacgtatatggatcacgtgcaggctgaggagattagtttatcttggcagttTATTTGGCAaagatattgtgggcagaagggcctcttcctgagCTTCCTAAGTGCTAATGTTAACTTTAAATTGCCTTTTCAAACAAAAAATTGAGTATCTCTTCTGATCTATAGATTGAAGCCCGAGTCACGGCGGTGGAGTGACAGGTCTGCCTCACCGTGGTCCCGATCCTGGTCACATGATGGGTACTATTCAGACGACCGAAGGAGGAGAAAGTCCAGCCACTATAAGAGACATAAAAAGGAGAGGCGGAAAATCAAAGCAAAGAAAAAATCCAAGAAACAGAAGCATTCCAAAAGGCAGAGAGGCCACAAACACAAAGCGAAGGAGATCCCTGTACCGTCAGAATCTGTTCGCTCATCAAGCTTCAAGACAAAGTCTTCACTTGAGCATGAAAAGAAATCGCCGTTGACAGCTTCTTCACGGCACTCTTCAGAAAAAGTATGGTCTGGATCTTCTAGCCATCTATCTTCTTCAACCAGTACAGTATCACGGTCCTATTCCAGATCAAAGTCGAGGTCCAGGTCGAGATCAAGGTCTAATTCTAGGACTAGGACCAGATCTAGGTCTAGATCTAGGACCAGGTCTAGGTCCAGTTCCAGATCAAGGTCCCGATCCAGATCCAGTTCGACCTCTGTATCATCTAGAAGTAGATCCACATCTCGATCAAGTTCCAAATCCAAGCACAAACGGAGGAGACGTTCCAGATCACATTATGAACATCCGAACCAGAAGAAACTTGAAACGTCAAGGGTAGGTTCAAAAGAAAATGAGAAAGTTGTTGCCCATACAGCTACAGTTGAAGCTGTCCCTGCCGTCCCATTAAGTGAGAGTCCTCCACCTTCAAGGTGGCGGCCAGGACAGAAGCCTTGGAAACCTTCTTATGTTCGAATACAGGAAGCCCAGGCAAAGCTCAGTGAAACAACACCTACACTGAGCAGTAGAGATTCCAAATGCTCCAGAGAAGATGACCTGTCTCCATCTTTACATAAACAGCATCGCAATTCAGAAACGAGAAGGCATTACAATTCCGACCGCGAAAGCAATCATAGTTCAACTTCAGGCTACCAGAAGAGTTCAAGGAGTAAAAGCTTTAGTTCCAGGTCAAGGACTCGATCCTCTTCTGGGTCAAGGAGCCGGTCTAGTTCAAGGTCGCGGTCTGTGACTAAATCCCCATATCGTGAGTCCTCTTACTCCAAATCTTCCACTCGTTCATACGAGTCTGAAGAAGCTGCTTTGGCCAGCAGTGAAGAGAAGCGTGGAAAAACTAAAAAGAAAAACTCCTCGTCGAACAAGCAACAGAAAGAGCAGCCAGCGAGCTTGGCAGCCAACACCGCAAACAAAGAGCCTAGCACGGCAAAGAAACATGAAAGCATTGGGCGCAGTGTGTCATCCTCACATTGTTCAAGCGAGAGTGATTCGGACGAGtataagagagaaaagggaaaatCAGAATCAAAGAAGATCGGTGTGAAAGAGAACTCTAAGACAGAATTGCCCAAAAAAAATGGCAGCAGCAAAAAATCGGAAGGAAAGTGTGACCGTTCCAGCAAAAGTTCTACCAAGGATCATTTGAATGCGAAGACGAGCTCATCCCTTGATCAGGTACAGAAGCCGAGGAAGAAATCTGCAGGGAACAAATCCGCAGAGAGAAAATCAACCTTGGCGTCTCACAGTAAAGGTGAAAAAAGTGCAAAGAAAGTGCCCAAGAAAGCAAAGTTGAGATCTGatactgaaactgaactgagtcGGGGCAGTAAAGTGCAGTCTGGCTCCACTTCGGAAGAGGGAGAAGTGATTCAGAAATCTGATGCGGGGGAAAGCGAAGGGAAGGCAGCCGGAAGAGGAACAAATTCAAGGGGACCCGAGGTTTGCAATGCCAAGTCTTCTGCGTCATCAGGCTCCGAAGGGGCCAGCAAGCATCCGTCGGGCAGAAAAGCCACTGCTTCCAGCAGCTCCTCAGGAACGGCGAGCGAGAACGAAAAGAGGCGAAAGAAGAAGGTGAAGCACAAGCTGAAAAGCAAGAAAAAGTCAAAATCCAAGAGCTCAAAGTTCAAGAAGAAAAGCGAGAAGAGAAAGATCAAAAAAGTGCAAAAAGCAAAAGAAAAATTCCACTGGCAGCCTCCATTGGAGTTCggggaagaggaagaagaggagtcAAAAACTGATGGGCCTGCCACATTCGACGGTAAATCTAAAGTCAGGAGTACACAGCCCAAAGTGGGAAGCCATGACACAGAAGCCAGTGCAGTAAACTGCGCTGCCTCAGTAAAGGTCTGCCAGCCAGTCAAGGAGAACGCAGAACCAGGTGAGTCGCCCCCCGTTACCTCGAGTCATAGAAAAGAAGTGGAATCGAAACAGAAGGGCGACTCGGTGAAGGCTGAAGGGGCAGGAGCAAAAGCTCTCGGAACTGCAGCGAAAGTCAGGATCCCGCACCAGAATATCAGGAGCTCCACGCCGGAGGAATGCCCTTCCATCTCTGCAGCACAGAAAGACAGCGAGGATGCCACGCACGCTGGAGCTGGCGACTGCAAAGGGGCGAAGGGCACAGGAGGCAAATCGGAAAGTAGCACATCAGCAGAGAAAGCTGAACAGAGGAAGAACGGAAAGGACATTGCCGAATCTGCCCAGCCTCCCGAAATCAATGGGAATGCGACAGAAAGTACCACAAAGACAGAGAATGAAGTGGCAGACAGTAATAAATGGAAGCCTCTGAAAGTATTACCAAATGTTGCAACTGCCAGCCCTGGAGTTAACGCGGAAGTTAAAGTGGAAGCTGCGGAATCCGATAGCAAACCCCAGGGACTGAAAATAGAAatcaaaagtaaaaataaagtGAAACCTGGCTCTCTCTTCGATGAAGTGCGCCGCACGGCACGGTTAAACCAAAGGCAGAGGAACACAGAAACATCAAGCGAGGAGGACTCGCTGTCGAGGGAGAGCAACAGCAGGTCCCGGAGTCAAAGTACTTCACGTGGTCACTACAGGTCCAGCTCCCGGGACACAACACATTCCCGAACAAGGTCTCGGTCAAGCAGTAGGTCAAGGAGTGGCTCGAGAAGTTACAGTTCTTCTTACAGGTAGGTGTGCTCCATATTGACTGCGGATTGGATTGTGCTGTCAGATTGTAATCTTTCTCAATGGTTCTTATCTTACAGTAAACAAAtgatgaggggtgactttatagaggtatataaattgCTGAGGGGCATacaaagggtgaatgcacagtccctttcccagagggcataggtttaaggtgagaggtgaaagatttaatgggaacctgaaggggaacattttcacagagggtgatgggtatatggaatgagctgccagaggagttagttgagctCGGTATAATAAGAAAATCCAAaggagatttggacaggtacatggataggaaaggctaagGGTGACAAGGGGCAAACACGGGCAAATAGGTTATCTtaatcagcatggatgagttgagccaaagggcctgtttctgtgctgtttgactctgaTTCTATTTAGTTCATTTTCAATAACAATTTTTTTCTACCACTAGAACGTATACTCATGTCATAAGATTCCATAAGGAATGACACAGTAGTGCAACTGGTAGAGATACTTCCTTAcggggccagagacctgggttcgaccctgatctcggggtgctgtctatgtgtgcagtttgcacgttctccctgtgaccgtgtgggtttccttccgcatcccaatgacgtgcgggtttgtaggttaattggtctccgaattgcccctagtgtgtagggagtggatgggaaaatgtgataacatagaactaatgtgaatgggtgatcagtagttggcgtggactcgatgggatgaagcacctgtttccgtgctgtatctctaaaaaatgtGGAATGTTTCAGATGCACTTTATAAAAAACAGTATTTTTGATTGTCATATTGTACTAGAActagaacaatgaaatgcttactaaCAGCAGCATAATGTGCCCTTAAACAGAATCCACACATATAATATGTAATGACacaaaaaattcaataaattaataaccacaatattgCGGAAAATGAGAGcttagccagggtggtgtgggtccttgatattggctgcctttttgaggcagtacctCCTATAGGTCCCTTCAGTGGTTGGGAGATCAGTAACTGTGAAGGACCAGGCAGGGGTCAGCCCAtcactggaaggatgtggaggctttggagaggatgcagaagaggtttaccaagacgctgcctggattagaggtatTAACAtgtaggagaggttggacaaacttgattttttttctctagtGCGTCAGCagttaaggggagacctgatagaagcacatAGAATTGTGTGAGGCATTGACTgggttgactttagagatacagcgcggaaacaggcccttcggctcagcgagttcatgccgaccagtgatcactgtacactaacactatcctacacactagcgacaatttacaattttacaatagccgattaacctacaaacctttacgtcatTGGAATGACTAGACAGTCAGAATTTGTTTCCCcgatgtggaaatgtcaaagacgagaggccATGGCTTTCAGATGAGACAGGCAAAGCTGAaagaaatgtgcagggcaagattttgtggtggtggtggtggaaggagatACGATAGTTGCTTATAAAGGGCAtttaggtaggtacatggatatgcagggaaaggagggctATGGCTTGCAcgcatgcagaagagattcatttgacatcatgttcggcatagacattgtgagcaGAAAGgtacgttcctgtgctgtattgttctatgttctataaagaAACTGTCATGCAAATTGTACTTTTTCTGCTATTTTCTTTCCTACCTTTTTAAGTATCTCTTCTTTCTTGCTCTTGTATTTTAGAATTAAGGGAACCCTTTATGATTTTCTGGAACATAATCTTTCCATTGTTATAGTCGTAGAATCATattgagcagaaacaggcccttcagcccaactcattcatgtccATCAAGATGACCATGCAAGCTAtttgcatttgcctgcatttaacccATATACCCCGAAACGTCCtgcccatgtatctgtccaaatatcttttagctctttctctggcagcttagtCCATGGACGTACCATGTAGTTTTATTTTACCTCACCGCAGGACCCAGCAATCTTACTGTCAAGTACATCGGTATTGCTGGCAAGTTAAATATCTACAGTGGATAAAATGGTATCCTGTGGTAATTTGAAACTGTGCGCTCAATATTATGATTAATTCTAGGTCACGGAGTTACAGCAGAACTAGAAGCAGACGAAGACACAGCAGAGATCACTCAAGTCACAGCAGTTCCTACAGAAGCTATAGAAGCCATAGGTAACCTAATTTAAATTGGCATTTCTAAATGGCATCAGCCTTTAATACCCACAGCCATATTGCAGAGATATGCTTGATCAGTTCCAAAATGAATATCATTTAAAATGCTTTTATTTTGAAGAGTTGTCACCGATAATAATGGTGATTTGATtgcacagggtcttttacccGAGGTAGAGGAATGaaaaaccataggtttaaggtgcgagaggaaagattcaataggaaccagaAGGGTAACTTTGCCACCCAGAGTGGTGattgtatagaacgagctgtcagaggaggtagttgaggcaggtactataacagtattgagaagacacaaaatgctggagtaattcaagagataggagacagcatctctgcagaacacggATTGCTGATGTCAATCATTGCCGCCAGAACTGTACCTTACCTGAAATCTTCAGtttcgctgaagaagggtcccaacccgaaatgccacttaaccttgttctccagtgatacagcctgacccaatgagttactccaacattttttgtctctcgttggtaaaccagcatctgtagttccatgtttcagcatttaaaagacatttggacaggtacacggataggaaaggataGAGGAACATGGCAGAGACGTGGGCAAACGGGAccagtgtacatggggcatcttggttggcttagacgagttgggccaaagggcctgtttcaatgctgtatgattctatgactctaaaatacAATGTTTCAGAATATCTTGATTTACAGGGTAACTTCTTCATTTCATTCTGAAACTTGGTGGTATCCGAGTCAGACTGGAATTGGAGGAGTGTGCCCTGTGTCTGATTACAGTGATTATCCAGAATCACAAAGTTTTGCTTCATTTATGCAAAGCCTTGATAGAGCTTCTCACTGGTGAACTGCATGCAGGGTTTCCTACTCCACTTTTATTAATCTATGGATCTGAAATGCGTCAAGAGTCACAAGTATCTTATAGTCCTACGTCCCGaaacgaaacaatgaaattcttacttgtagcagcacaacagaatatgtaaacatagtactctgtaaacaccataataaacacaaaacagtcatgtgtgtgtatatgtgtgtgtgtatatatgtatgtaatatatatatatatatgtgtgtgtgtgtgtatatatgtatgtatatacagtgctctccataatgtttgggacagacccatcatttatgtatttgcctctgtacttcacaatttgagatttgtactagaaaaaaaatcacatgtggttaaagtgcacattgttagattttattaaagggtatttttatacattttggtttcaccatgtagaaattacagctgtgtttatacatagtccccccatttcagggcaccatcatgtttgggacacatagcttcacaggtgtttgtaattgctcaggtgtgtttatttgcgtccttaatgcaggtataagagagctctcagcacctagtctttcctccagtctttccatcacctttggaaacttttattgctttatcaacatgaggaccaaagttgtgcctatcagtcaaataagccattatgagaatgagaaacaagaataaaactgttagagtcatcagccaaaccttaggcttaataaaatcaattgtttggaacatcattaagaagaaagagagcactggtgagcttactgatcacaaagggactggcaggccaaggaagaccttcacagctgatgcagaataattctctctataaataaagaaaaatggcctttattaaaatatgactgtgcactttaaacacatgtgatttatttatattacaaatctgaaattgtggagtacagaggcaaataaataaatgatgggtctttgtcccaaacattatggagggcactgttggtttaaggtgagagaggaagaagatgtaataggaatctgaggggcagtcTTTCATACAGGGGGTGGTGGATATattgaacgtgctgccagggaaggtagttgaggcaggtaatataacatttaaaagatattttaacaggtacgtggattggaaaagtttagagggatatggactaaatgcgggcaggtgagactagcatagatggggcatcttggttgacatgggcaagttgggccgaagggcctgtttgcgtgctgtatgactctctacgATCCATGGCTAAAACTCACACCTACAAACCGTTAAAATGTAATAGattttttagaacatagaacggtataGCACAGGAATAGACGAGTACTATGGTCACCATGGTGGGCCGTAGGGAATAATTCTGTGATGTACAACGTTATGAACATTTCATTcaaaataaagtatcattcattcgaAATATAACTGCATTCTCAAGTTAATCTATTGACATTTTTTCTGCACTGAAGTGCAATCCATTGTTGGTCCAGTTTTACAAAATGTAGTGCAAATTTGAAACGGGCTTAGCGAACTGATTGCTATGACAAAATTATCCTCCACCAATGCCAATTATTGGACAGGCTGATGAGGGATCTCATCATTCCTGTACAGCAATTTACAGCTTCTTAATTGAGTCCAGCGCGTTGGCTTAAAAATGAATTCCAGGAAAACATATTCCAGTCGCTGAATGCTCTGTGTAAAGAAATGTATACCTGTATTTGTTATAAGCTTGATTTGTTAGTCATGGATGGGTGTGCAGCCACTTTGTGCTTggaggtggaggtagatatgatagtgggattGAAGAgaattttggatagacacaaggatatgcagggaatggagggttgtggattatgtgaaggtagataaatgatcgtcttggcaacatgtttggcacagatattggtggctgaagtgcttgttcttgtgctgtactgttctatggtctatatgAAAGTATTGCCCACATTCACCTACCTACTTCATTCCATTACATCGTAGtcacactgtgtggaaacagggtctttggcccaagttgcccacaccaaCCCACGTGTCccttcaacactagtcccacctacctgcatttggcccatatgcctctaaacctacctgcctaaatgtttcttaaatgttgcaataggtacctgctgcaactacctcctaagtcagctcgttccataaacccaccacgctttgtgtgaaaattttaccccttaggttcctgttaaatctttcccccctcaccataaatccatgtcctgtggttctcgattcccctactctgggcaagacactctgtgcGTCTAACCTAATCTATTCCAATCATGATTCCTTTCAGATCAACCAAGGGAAATTCCTGTGTTGGATACTGATATTTCCTCTTTTGAACACTGAAATTTCTTGCTATATTTATTTACGCTTTTCAATTTTCTCCAGCACCAGGGGCAAGTTAATTGCTCTCACTAGCAATGAACCATGATATCGAACACAGAAATAAGAATGTTATTCAGCCCTTAAGTCTGTTTGTATAGCCATTTACGTCATAGctgagaacacaaagtgctggagaaactcagtgggtccggcagcaactttggaggacatggatgggtaatgtttcgggtcgggaaccttcttcagacccttcttcagtcatgctgcctgacctgctgagttactccagcacttcatattctactcacgattccaacatctgcagttccttgtgtctaagtcATGATTGATGCACACTTGAACTGCCAAGGGTCCACACCCCTTGAAAGCCACAATTCCTCAAGCTACTGCAATCTTTAGGCGAGCGATTCCAAATTTGTACTCTCTGTATGTAAACAAACATCCTGGCTCTCCTCCAAATTGCTCCGACACTAATTTTAAGAATATGCCATCCTATTCTTAATTGATAGGGTGGTGGAAATACAGTTAAAGGTAATTTGCACTGATTTAATAAACATTGGAAGTAAAAATAATTTGTAGGGCCTGCAGAAAATAGATTGCAATAGCAGATCAACAatgatgccattcagcccatcaagtccactcctccattcaatcatggctgatctactttcccctctcaaacccattctcctgtatcatagaaacatagaaacatagaaaataggtgcaggagtaggccattcggcccttcgagcctgcaccgccattcaatatgatcatggctgatcatccaactcagtatcctgtacctgacctctccataccccctgacccctttagccacaagggccacatctaactccctcttaaatatagccaatgaactggcctcaactaccttctgtggcagagaattccagcgattctgtgaaaaatgttctcctcatctaggtcctaaaagatttcccccttatccttaaactgtgatcccttgttctggacttcccccaacatcgggaacaatcttcctgcatctagcctgtccaaccccttaagaattttgtaagtttctataagatcccacctcaatcttctaaattctagcgagtacaaaccgagtctatccagtctttcttcatatgaaagtcctgacatcccattaaTCTcgttaatctttgacacccttacgaatcaagaacctataaacctccactttaaaaatgacTGGGCCTCCACCCCAACAGTGTcagttaattccacagatttaccacccctcCCGgtgaagacattcctcctcatctccattctaaaggcacctccttttattct
It contains:
- the nktr gene encoding NK-tumor recognition protein isoform X6, yielding MPVLAGEKGLGKKTRKQLCYKGSTFHRIVKEFMIQGGDFSEGNGRGGESIYGGYFEDENFVLKHDREFLLSMANRGRDTNGSQFFITTKPAPHLDGVHVVFGQVITGFDAIKEIENLKTDAASRPYADVRIIDCGEFVPKSASHVTERKRKVAISYSSHESATSSGSSTSSDSESETEEEREKRRKRKRKMKTKHSKRRREAKSKKRKLSTSQKSSHNGVGEEDEKDKDLNPKRHKLSVRLEEIPVVPENRFLLRRDVPKPETQQKLQEPPATVSDQKPVVSKSGRKIKGRGTMRYRTPSKSRSHSESEQDKETSETPPHWKEEMQRVRTYRAASLEKWTKGDKLKPESRRWSDRSASPWSRSWSHDGYYSDDRRRRKSSHYKRHKKERRKIKAKKKSKKQKHSKRQRGHKHKAKEIPVPSESVRSSSFKTKSSLEHEKKSPLTASSRHSSEKVWSGSSSHLSSSTSTVSRSYSRSKSRSRSRSRSNSRTRTRSRSRSRTRSRSSSRSRSRSRSSSTSVSSRSRSTSRSSSKSKHKRRRRSRSHYEHPNQKKLETSRVGSKENEKVVAHTATVEAVPAVPLSESPPPSRWRPGQKPWKPSYVRIQEAQAKLSETTPTLSSRDSKCSREDDLSPSLHKQHRNSETRRHYNSDRESNHSSTSGYQKSSRSKSFSSRSRTRSSSGSRSRSSSRSRSVTKSPYRESSYSKSSTRSYESEEAALASSEEKRGKTKKKNSSSNKQQKEQPASLAANTANKEPSTAKKHESIGRSVSSSHCSSESDSDEYKREKGKSESKKIGVKENSKTELPKKNGSSKKSEGKCDRSSKSSTKDHLNAKTSSSLDQVQKPRKKSAGNKSAERKSTLASHSKGEKSAKKVPKKAKLRSDTETELSRGSKVQSGSTSEEGEVIQKSDAGESEGKAAGRGTNSRGPEVCNAKSSASSGSEGASKHPSGRKATASSSSSGTASENEKRRKKKVKHKLKSKKKSKSKSSKFKKKSEKRKIKKVQKAKEKFHWQPPLEFGEEEEEESKTDGPATFDGKSKVRSTQPKVGSHDTEASAVNCAASVKVCQPVKENAEPGESPPVTSSHRKEVESKQKGDSVKAEGAGAKALGTAAKVRIPHQNIRSSTPEECPSISAAQKDSEDATHAGAGDCKGAKGTGGKSESSTSAEKAEQRKNGKDIAESAQPPEINGNATESTTKTENEVADSNKWKPLKVLPNVATASPGVNAEVKVEAAESDSKPQGLKIEIKSKNKVKPGSLFDEVRRTARLNQRQRNTETSSEEDSLSRESNSRSRSQSTSRGHYRSSSRDTTHSRTRSRSSSRSRSGSRSYSSSYRSRSYSRTRSRRRHSRDHSSHSSSYRSYRSHSRTYSRSRTRSPSSSRHRRSRSDSYDSYDSRSRSRTRSRSYHKSRRSRSRDRSYRSYRSYSRSDRSYSRHRSHSESSRYS
- the nktr gene encoding NK-tumor recognition protein isoform X3 is translated as MGVKNRPQCYFDVEINRAPVGRIVFELFSDVCPKTCKNFHFLCTGEKGLGKKTRKQLCYKGSTFHRIVKEFMIQGGDFSEGNGRGGESIYGGYFEDENFVLKHDREFLLSMANRGRDTNGSQFFITTKPAPHLDGVHVVFGQVITGFDAIKEIENLKTDAASRPYADVRIIDCGEFVPKSASHVTERKRKVAISYSSHESATSSGSSTSSDSESETEEEREKRRKRKRKMKTKHSKRRREAKSKKRKLSTSQKSSHNGVGEEDEKDKDLNPKRHKLSVRLEEIPVVPENRFLLRRDVPKPETQQKLQEPPATVSDQKPVVSKSGRKIKGRGTMRYRTPSKSRSHSESEQDKETSETPPHWKEEMQRVRTYRAASLEKWTKGDKLKPESRRWSDRSASPWSRSWSHDGYYSDDRRRRKSSHYKRHKKERRKIKAKKKSKKQKHSKRQRGHKHKAKEIPVPSESVRSSSFKTKSSLEHEKKSPLTASSRHSSEKVWSGSSSHLSSSTSTVSRSYSRSKSRSRSRSRSNSRTRTRSRSRSRTRSRSSSRSRSRSRSSSTSVSSRSRSTSRSSSKSKHKRRRRSRSHYEHPNQKKLETSRVGSKENEKVVAHTATVEAVPAVPLSESPPPSRWRPGQKPWKPSYVRIQEAQAKLSETTPTLSSRDSKCSREDDLSPSLHKQHRNSETRRHYNSDRESNHSSTSGYQKSSRSKSFSSRSRTRSSSGSRSRSSSRSRSVTKSPYRESSYSKSSTRSYESEEAALASSEEKRGKTKKKNSSSNKQQKEQPASLAANTANKEPSTAKKHESIGRSVSSSHCSSESDSDEYKREKGKSESKKIGVKENSKTELPKKNGSSKKSEGKCDRSSKSSTKDHLNAKTSSSLDQVQKPRKKSAGNKSAERKSTLASHSKGEKSAKKVPKKAKLRSDTETELSRGSKVQSGSTSEEGEVIQKSDAGESEGKAAGRGTNSRGPEVCNAKSSASSGSEGASKHPSGRKATASSSSSGTASENEKRRKKKVKHKLKSKKKSKSKSSKFKKKSEKRKIKKVQKAKEKFHWQPPLEFGEEEEEESKTDGPATFDGKSKVRSTQPKVGSHDTEASAVNCAASVKVCQPVKENAEPGESPPVTSSHRKEVESKQKGDSVKAEGAGAKALGTAAKVRIPHQNIRSSTPEECPSISAAQKDSEDATHAGAGDCKGAKGTGGKSESSTSAEKAEQRKNGKDIAESAQPPEINGNATESTTKTENEVADSNKWKPLKVLPNVATASPGVNAEVKVEAAESDSKPQGLKIEIKSKNKVKPGSLFDEVRRTARLNQRQRNTETSSEEDSLSRESNSRSRSQSTSRGHYRSSSRDTTHSRTRSRSSSRSRSGSRSYSSSYRSRSYSRTRSRRRHSRDHSSHSSSYRSYRSHRTYSRSRTRSPSSSRHRRSRSDSYDSYDSRSRSRTRSRSYHKSRRSRSRDRSYRSYRSYSRSDRSYSRHRSHSESSRYS